Proteins encoded within one genomic window of Hermetia illucens chromosome 2, iHerIll2.2.curated.20191125, whole genome shotgun sequence:
- the LOC119648898 gene encoding thioredoxin, mitochondrial, translating to MISLGKIARIAVRRTNCRGIVTTPNCREIFQVQSPEDFEKKVKQSEKPVVVDFFATWCNPCKMLTPRIESVIGEKAGAVKLAKVDIDEHTDLALDYDVSAVPVLLVIKDGKVQNRMVGLQDTDKIRAFIEQAVDAKAK from the exons ATGATATCTCTTGGGAAAATAGCTCGCATCGCCGTCAGGCGTACAAATTGCCGGGGCATAGTGACTACACCGAATTGTCGGGAGATATTCCAGGTGCAAAGCCCCGAGGATTTTGAGAAGAAAGTGAAGCAAAGTGAAAAGCCCGTCGTAGTGGATTTCTTTGCAAC GTGGTGCAATCCGTGCAAGATGCTCACGCCGCGGATAGAATCAGTGATCGGCGAGAAAGCGGGAGCTGTTAAGCTGGCCAAAGTCGACATCGACGAGCACACGGACCTTGCTCTCGACTACGATGTCTCTGCGGTCCCTGTTCTGCTTGTTATCAAAGATGGTAAAGTACAGAACAGGATGGTCGGGCTCCAGGACACAGACAAAATTCGCGCCTTCATAGAACAAGCGGTCGACGCGAAGGCGAAGTGA
- the LOC119648897 gene encoding ATPase family AAA domain-containing protein 5 → MNSLKNYFSPTKLESPSTQTLSEPATPSTPKLATTPSTKNGPTPKPSPKTQSRQIISNMESVISSVKKKHRHRRRKETNGLNKSEPEITDISNILSNSLSFVSPNTTQEKVKGSTPDLKENVASNGVVEVVRRRSKEKRLTNSGKRRKNSLKSATVSSSQKSGLDEDDAKLISTQESSVDTNTPTQSSAKDTSSEVTIVDDDPKPLEENTTPKINAFTFMMSARNRTIGSNQAGKDPSQDDLTSPSNPEKVKRKLMLQDWADRKGGRKRKLEELQREEYVEHQMEQRAKRLKKMLVNSPKSVKKTSKRLKSAAASTEAISASSSQETLNEEPRSETKNTRTRRKPRGRQNEITAPPDSSVPTDCSPIVNGKNLSALRKKRSRRISSAESDGSVVCSQESDFVQKLSSPIKKRDSLLGYFPKIVSPTNVKEEKEKDSPEPIECKQEVKTRKAGRKPKNSSKTVESKEIDPPASEAETPTSRPRRSCANRVHYDEEYFYGSPEKVEPRRQRSTNKTSEKNEDKGNDDVICLDISTENSSAQKPKKLAPLFIKNVPKPAIDPAIMQARKDFLMSGIPEKLKLEIAKQKQFEENYEISLESLFPKISHVGHESDEERVASNRSIDWEKCGVSWHEKTNSPDRLSKVHKVNGLKPFTPLKKPLPTLGTLDEVENKVDIIKTLKVSYEKFPTYRCYKQLRGKYKQTRKLAVQQVSDSVVMLKTNSKVNDDENGFSVNGEMMFTEKYKPMTSDQVLVNLQPVSQLKNFLSGWQNGRCSAFNDSSDDFEASNDSNYSGFCNCVVLCGPSSSGKTNAVFALANELNFNVLEINAGMKRNGKKLLQEMQEATQSHLVKSDKPNMLKRSLSGNKAKDLDGNDSSSISDLSGSAKLSLILVEDADIVFEQDSGFVEAVYQLVNTSKRPVIIISNSLECPHLTRLQKQSCIEFPKPNVLNISKFLSVMSLVENCFVELDDIMRLYLYNDRNVRRTLLEMQFFIQSGGDRVRVKPGKPSNLQSPRKFFKDDTESEIVDDVVPVDKTAALSVYSHQTLFDFFTINQNSDYLIQCPIDFECLHYNLDTIFENLQKPPEKPATRGRRSKNSAQHTSKAPESIDNIIQFYENASVASYLTSPEVESRLSENLEETIAHTLVEKSLRAHLHFKTKIDMAPRSKPERLSLSTYLPQSIVRSNRSIDLDYEPVLRSICRSEKARSQVERRGSRFYHYLRNICTSTNNFSTNEFDRTCSVLSVSTGSEENSVDVGSKDKSTE, encoded by the exons ATGAATAGTTTAAAAAACTACTTCAGCCCAACGAAGCTGGAATCGCCATCAACGCAAACTCTATCTGAACCAGCAACACCATCAACTCCGAAGCTTGCAACGACCCCATCAACTAAAAATGGTCCAACACCCAAACCCTCTCCCAAAACACAGAGTCGTCAAATCATATCAAATATGGAGTCTGTGATAAGTTCTGTAAAAAAGAAACATCGGCATCGGAGGAGAAAGGAAACTAACGGGTTGAACAAATCGGAGCCTGAAATCACAGACATTTCGAACATCCTCAGCAACAGCTTAAGCTTCGTATCACCAAACACCACCCAGGAAAAAGTGAAAGGTAGCACTCCCGACTTAAAAGAAAATGTCGCGAGTAATGGTGTCGTGGAGGTTGTTAGAAGgagaagcaaagaaaagagACTGACAAATTCTGGAAAACGTCGAAAGAACTCCTTGAAATCAGCAACCGTATCTTCATCTCAAAAGTCTGGATTGGATGAAGACGATGCGAAATTAATTTCCACACAAGAAAGCTCTGTAGACACGAATACTCCAACCCAGTCATCTGCAAAGGATACATCATCTGAAGTGACGATCGTCGACGATGACCCTAAACCACTGGAAGAAAACACGACCCCAAAAATTAATGCCTTCACATTTATGATGAGCGCTCGTAACCGTACAATTGGTTCGAATCAAGCGGGAAAAGATCCATCGCAAGATGATTTAACATCTCCATCAAATCCTGAGAAAGTAAAACGTAAGTTGATGCTGCAAGACTGGGCTGATCGCAAAGGcggaagaaaaaggaaactagAAGAGCTTCAGCGTGAGGAGTATGTGGAGCATCAAATGGAGCAACGAGCGAAAAG GTTGAAAAAAATGCTTGTTAATTCACCAAAATCAGTGAAGAAGACGAGCAAAAGGTTAAAATCTGCAGCTGCTAGTACCGAAGCCATCTCGGCCTCTTCCTCCCAAGAAACTCTCAATGAGGAGCCACGGAGTGAAACTAAAAATACACGCACTCGACGTAAGCCAAGGGGGAGACAAAATGAAATTACAGCGCCGCCAGACTCATCAGTACCAACAGACTGCTCACCTATTGTGAATGGGAAAAATTTATCTGCTCTGCGTAAAAAACGATCTCGACGAATTTCCTCGGCTGAATCCGATGGTAGTGTCGTTTGTAGCCAAGAATCGGATTTTGTTCAAAAGTTATCGTCGCCAATAAAAAAGCGTGACAGTTTGCTGGGGTATTTCCCGAAAATCGTTTCCCCCACAAACGTgaaagaggaaaaagaaaaagattctcCTGAGCCAATTGAATGTAAACAAGAGGTAAAAACTAGGAAGGCTGGCCGTAAACCAAAAAACTCTTCAAAAACCGTGGAATCAAAAGAAATTGATCCACCTGCTTCTGAAGCGGAGACGCCGACAAGCAGACCTCGGAGATCGTGCGCCAACCGAGTTCACTACGATGAAGAGTATTTCTACGGTAGTCCTGAAAAGGTCGAGCCTAGGCGGCAGAGATCGACAAACAAAACCAGTGAAAAGAACGAAGACAAGGGAAATGATGATGTAATTTGCTTAGacatttcaactgaaaattCCTCGGCGCAGAAACCGAAAAAATTGGCTCCGCTGTTTATCAAGAACGTTCCAAAACCCGCTATAGATCCTGCCATCATGCAAGCTCGAAAGGATTTCCTGATGTCTGGAATTCCCGAAAAACTGAAGCTAGAAATAGCCAAGCAGaagcaatttgaagaaaattacgaGATCTCATTGGAATCACTGTTTCCAAAAATTAGTCACGTAGGGCACGAAAGTGATGAGGAACGAGTGGCTTCCAATCGGAGTATTGATTGGGAGAAATGCGGCGTTTCTTGGCATGAGAAGACAAATAGCCCAGATAGGCTTAGTAAAGTGCACAAGGTGAATGGTTTGAAGCCATTTACTCCATTGAAAAAGCCTCTCCCAACGCTCGGCACCTTAGACGAAGTGGAAAACAAGGTTGATATCATCAAAACGTTGAAGGTTTCTTATGAAAAATTCCCAACGTATCGATGCTATAAGCAGCTGCGAGGGAAATACAAACAAACCAGAAAATTGGCTGTACAACAAGTTTCGGATTCAGTTGTGATGCTGAAAACGAACAGCAAAGTTAACGATGATGAAAACGGTTTTAGCGTCAACGGCGAGATGATGTTTACCGAGAAATATAAGCCAATGACTTCCGATCAGGTTTTAGTCAACCTTCAACCTGTCAGCCAACTGAAAAACTTCCTCTCCGGCTGGCAAAACGGAAGATGTTCCGCTTTTAATGATAGCTCAGATGATTTTGAAGCCAGCAATGATTCGAACTATTCGGGATTTTGCAATTGCGTTGTGTTATGTGGACCTAGTTCTAGCGGGAAAACCAATGCTGTGTTTGCTCTGGCCAATGAACTAAATTTTAATGTGCTTGAAATAAACGCGGGGATGAAAAGGAACGGAAAAAAGCTTCTACAAGAAATGCAAGAGGCTACTCAGTCTCATTTGGTTAAAAGCGATAAACCAAATATGCTAAAGAGAAGCCTCAGCGGTAACAAAGCAAAAGACTTAGATGGTAATGATAGCTCCTCGATCTCCGATTTAAGTGGAAGCGCGAAACTATCTTTGATTTTGGTCGAGGATGCAGACATTGTATTCGAACAGGATTCAGGATTTGTTGAGGCTGTTTACCAACTAGTCAACACCTCTAAACGCCCCGTTATCATAATTTCAAACAGCCTGGAATGTCCACATTTGACGCGGTTACAAAAGCAATCATGCATTGAGTTTCCCAAACCCAATGTTTTGAATATATCAAAATTCTTGTCGGTTATGTCGCTGGTCGAAAACTGTTTCGTGGAGCTAGACGATATCATGAGACTCTACCTGTACAATGATCGCAACGTGAGGAGAACACTCCTGGAGATGCAATTCTTCATACAAAGCGGAGGAGACAGAGTTCGTGTGAAGCCCGGTAAACCGTCTAATTTGCAGTCGCCGCGTAAATTCTTCAAGGACGATACTGAAAGCGAGATTGTCGACGATGTGGTCCCTGTGGACAAAACTGCAGCTTTGAGTGTTTATTCACATCAAACGTTATTTGATTTCTTCACAATCAATCAAAACTCAGACTATTTGATACAGTGTCCAATTGATTTTGAatgtttgcattataatttggatacaatttttgaaaacttgcaAAAGCCACCGGAAAAACCTGCAACTCGTGGTCGACGATCCAAAAATTCTGCGCAACATACTTCAAAGGCTCCTGAAAGCATTGATAATATCATTCAATTCTATGAAAATGCTTCGGTGGCATCATATCTCACATCACCTGAAGTTGAAAGTCGTCTAAGTGAAAATTTAGAAGAGACCATAGCTCATACTTTAGTAGAAAAATCACTCCGTGCGCATTTACATTTTAAAACGAAAATCGATATGGCTCCGAGGAGTAAACCGGAACG ACTATCACTGTCAACCTACCTTCCGCAATCGATCGTTCGCTCGAATCGGTCAATCGATCTTGATTACGAACCTgtccttcgatcgatttgccgaAGTGAGAAAGCTCGATCACAAGTGGAACGACGAGGTTCCCGATTTTATCATTATCTCCGAAATATTTGTACAAGTACCAATAATTTCTCAACGAATGAGTTCGACAGGACGTGCTCTGTATTGAGTGTTTCGACTGGTAGCGAAGAGAATTCCGTAGATGTTGGAAGTAAAGATAAATCGACAGAATAA